In the genome of Halapricum salinum, one region contains:
- a CDS encoding PQQ-dependent sugar dehydrogenase, translating into MLSRRRFLRLGGGCLALGVAGCSEEQPPSTTDIATHTPPPDSIPDSVQLRQLASGFAAPVGFEPIPGRTDEAAIVDQDGRVWLHEESGLRETPLLDVRDRMVDLNQGYDERGLLGLAFHPDFPANGQLYVRYSAPSRPGTPSNYSHTFVLSEFTMDPAGTTVPLDSERTLLEIPQPQSNHNAGAVAFGPDGYCYVAVGDGGGAGDRGRGHVSDWYDANQGGNGQDVESNLLGSILRINVDDRDDELPYAIPPGNPLVGQAGLDEHYAWGLRNPWRMSFDGEDLYAADVGQNQYEEVNLVEAGGNYGWNVREATHCYDAQNCPRETPDGTRLRDPIVEYDHGGDPPNGAAVIGGYRYRGALFPDLDGTFVFADWILNGQLYAAEEREDGLWNTSVVDLQRDGGDVPQNALALGRMHNGELVICTTNRSGPSGDSGAVYRIVA; encoded by the coding sequence ATGCTATCACGCCGACGGTTCCTTCGCCTGGGCGGTGGGTGTCTCGCGCTCGGGGTCGCGGGGTGTAGCGAGGAACAGCCGCCCTCGACCACGGACATCGCGACGCACACGCCGCCTCCGGATTCGATCCCCGACTCCGTACAGCTCCGCCAGCTCGCCAGCGGCTTCGCCGCACCAGTTGGATTCGAGCCGATCCCTGGCCGGACAGACGAGGCCGCCATCGTCGACCAGGACGGGCGGGTCTGGCTGCACGAGGAATCCGGTCTTCGAGAGACGCCGCTGCTGGACGTCCGTGATCGAATGGTCGACCTCAATCAAGGGTACGACGAGCGCGGCCTGCTCGGACTGGCGTTTCATCCCGATTTCCCGGCGAACGGACAACTCTACGTCCGCTACAGCGCGCCCTCCCGCCCTGGGACGCCGTCGAACTACAGCCACACTTTCGTCCTCTCTGAGTTCACGATGGATCCTGCCGGGACGACCGTCCCGCTCGACTCCGAGCGCACGCTCCTCGAAATCCCGCAGCCCCAATCGAATCACAACGCCGGTGCAGTCGCGTTCGGCCCCGACGGCTACTGTTACGTCGCCGTCGGCGACGGCGGCGGCGCTGGCGACAGGGGTAGGGGCCACGTCAGCGACTGGTACGACGCGAACCAGGGCGGCAACGGCCAGGACGTCGAGTCGAACCTCCTGGGGAGTATCCTCCGGATCAACGTCGACGATCGCGACGATGAACTACCCTACGCGATTCCGCCGGGCAATCCGCTCGTCGGGCAGGCAGGCCTGGACGAACACTACGCGTGGGGTCTGCGCAACCCCTGGCGAATGTCTTTCGACGGCGAAGACCTGTACGCCGCTGACGTCGGCCAGAATCAGTACGAGGAAGTCAATCTCGTCGAGGCGGGCGGCAACTACGGCTGGAACGTCCGCGAGGCGACCCACTGCTACGACGCGCAGAACTGTCCGCGCGAGACGCCCGATGGAACCCGTCTGCGTGATCCGATCGTCGAGTACGACCACGGCGGCGACCCACCCAACGGCGCGGCCGTCATCGGCGGTTATCGCTATCGTGGCGCGTTGTTCCCCGATCTCGACGGGACGTTCGTCTTCGCAGACTGGATACTCAACGGGCAGCTCTACGCCGCCGAGGAACGAGAGGATGGTCTCTGGAACACCTCGGTCGTGGACCTCCAGCGCGACGGCGGCGACGTGCCCCAGAACGCACTTGCACTCGGGCGAATGCACAACGGGGAACTCGTCATCTGTACCACGAACCGGTCCGGGCCGAGCGGCGATTCAGGTGCCGTCTACCGGATCGTCGCCTGA
- a CDS encoding penicillin acylase family protein: MATWGTRLFAVGCVAVLVVASVFGSGLLALTAPFSGTAWETVDRGERTVETPYGPATVTYVRHGVPHVEADSTEALYFAIGYTQARDRLFQMDLFRRQMAGNLSTVAGEATVESDRFHRQMDFESAAETQWERLQGTEVEEPLQAYTAGVNTYMDRGTLPLEFRLNDYRPTEWTPADTLLVGKRATWGLSGEFSDLRRATVRNRVPNASELYPDQLDHNSSIFELAREGRTDSPATNRPTGATTDRESAADYGALYDSLARYERGQGIGSNNWVVSGNRSATGEPMLANDPHLQLFAPPVWYEMQLSGPETEIRGVAFPGVPMPLIGQTDEVAWGITNVGADVTDLYRYEWRGQQYYHDGEWQNATVETETIDVRDGPDETVEIRKTVHGPVLEREDQTVAVSWLGLTGTREPLAFYGFGQADGMDEFRDSLRNFDIPASSIVAMSDDGQTFYRPSGTYPIRRTNGTVVRGDRVFNGSADEGTWRGFEPYDTSNLTGTGFVDYERVPRIENPEAMGTANQRVADDLDFYLGTSSHFADSYRGQRVDEMLESSLEDGEITREEMRAMQRDTRSLAAEQFVPIALNATDEMSDEARRATQQLDSWDYEMRKGSRAALVYDRWLTHYRNETFSDEFYPNGLDESYYPHDWTLGRLPADSRWFDDRSTIPVETRVDIAARAMNATVEEIDREGWDDYGDVNQLRINHPFGGTDAAAFLNYPRQPMDGGPYTLFNFRASSNPQAGSSWRMIVGPDFGIGVRPGGNIGHYWSDHYVGDDLRRWRLGEYRQLWTNPGGEPDIRFVEGSG, encoded by the coding sequence ATGGCAACGTGGGGCACGCGCCTGTTCGCGGTCGGCTGCGTCGCGGTGCTGGTCGTCGCGAGTGTCTTCGGGAGCGGGCTGCTCGCGCTGACGGCACCCTTCAGTGGGACCGCCTGGGAGACGGTCGATCGCGGCGAGCGAACTGTCGAGACGCCGTACGGGCCGGCGACGGTGACCTACGTTCGTCACGGCGTCCCGCACGTCGAGGCGGATTCGACCGAGGCACTGTACTTCGCGATCGGGTATACGCAGGCCCGGGATCGGCTCTTCCAGATGGACCTGTTCAGGCGACAGATGGCGGGAAACCTCTCGACAGTCGCTGGCGAGGCCACCGTCGAGAGCGACCGTTTCCACCGGCAGATGGACTTCGAGAGCGCGGCCGAGACACAGTGGGAGCGCCTGCAGGGGACCGAAGTCGAAGAGCCACTGCAAGCCTATACCGCAGGCGTCAACACGTACATGGATCGCGGAACACTCCCACTGGAGTTCCGGTTGAACGACTACCGACCCACGGAGTGGACGCCGGCGGACACGCTGCTTGTCGGCAAGCGCGCGACCTGGGGACTCTCCGGGGAGTTCTCTGACCTCCGGCGGGCAACGGTTCGAAACCGGGTTCCTAATGCGTCCGAGCTGTATCCCGATCAGCTCGATCATAATTCGAGCATTTTCGAACTCGCACGCGAGGGGCGGACGGACAGTCCGGCGACGAATCGGCCCACCGGAGCGACTACCGACCGTGAGAGTGCAGCCGACTACGGCGCGCTCTACGACTCGCTGGCCCGCTACGAGCGGGGACAGGGAATCGGATCGAACAACTGGGTCGTCTCTGGAAACCGATCGGCGACGGGCGAGCCGATGCTGGCGAACGATCCCCACCTTCAGTTGTTCGCGCCGCCCGTGTGGTACGAGATGCAGCTGTCGGGTCCCGAGACGGAGATTCGCGGCGTCGCCTTCCCGGGCGTCCCGATGCCGTTGATCGGCCAGACCGACGAGGTCGCCTGGGGGATCACCAACGTCGGCGCGGACGTGACCGACCTCTATCGCTACGAGTGGCGCGGCCAGCAGTACTACCACGATGGGGAGTGGCAGAACGCGACCGTCGAGACCGAGACCATCGACGTTCGAGACGGGCCGGACGAGACGGTCGAGATCCGCAAGACGGTCCACGGGCCGGTGCTCGAACGCGAGGACCAGACGGTCGCCGTCTCCTGGCTCGGGCTGACCGGCACGCGCGAGCCACTGGCGTTCTACGGGTTCGGTCAGGCCGACGGGATGGACGAGTTCCGCGACTCGCTGCGGAACTTCGATATTCCCGCTTCCAGTATCGTCGCCATGAGCGACGACGGTCAGACCTTCTATCGACCGTCGGGGACGTATCCCATTCGCCGGACGAACGGGACGGTCGTCCGGGGTGATCGGGTCTTCAACGGCTCGGCCGACGAGGGGACCTGGCGCGGGTTCGAGCCCTACGACACCTCGAATCTCACTGGCACGGGCTTCGTCGACTACGAGCGGGTGCCCCGCATCGAGAACCCGGAGGCCATGGGCACGGCCAACCAGCGGGTGGCGGACGATCTCGACTTCTATCTGGGGACGAGTAGCCACTTCGCCGACTCCTACCGCGGCCAGCGCGTCGACGAGATGCTCGAATCGAGTCTGGAGGACGGCGAGATCACCCGCGAAGAGATGCGAGCCATGCAACGGGACACCCGCTCGCTGGCGGCCGAGCAGTTTGTCCCGATCGCGCTGAACGCCACGGACGAGATGTCCGACGAGGCTCGTCGGGCCACCCAGCAACTCGACTCGTGGGACTACGAGATGCGCAAAGGGTCCCGGGCGGCGCTGGTGTACGATCGCTGGCTCACCCACTACCGGAACGAGACCTTCAGTGACGAGTTCTATCCCAACGGCCTCGACGAAAGTTACTATCCCCACGACTGGACACTCGGGAGGTTGCCCGCCGACAGCCGGTGGTTCGACGATCGCTCGACCATCCCCGTCGAAACGCGGGTCGACATCGCGGCGCGAGCGATGAACGCCACGGTCGAGGAAATCGATCGAGAGGGCTGGGACGACTACGGCGATGTCAATCAGTTGCGGATCAATCACCCGTTCGGCGGGACCGACGCCGCAGCGTTCCTGAACTACCCCCGCCAGCCGATGGACGGCGGGCCGTACACGCTGTTCAACTTCCGAGCATCGTCGAATCCGCAGGCCGGTAGTTCCTGGCGAATGATCGTCGGGCCAGACTTCGGAATCGGCGTCCGCCCGGGCGGCAACATCGGGCATTACTGGTCGGACCACTACGTCGGCGATGATCTCCGGCGATGGCGACTCGGGGAGTATCGCCAACTCTGGACCAACCCAGGCGGCGAGCCCGACATCAGGTTCGTGGAGGGATCGGGATGA
- a CDS encoding DJ-1/PfpI family protein, which produces MSKQILMIVGDFGEDYEIMVPFQALQAVGHEVHAVCPEKEEGETVKTAIHDFRGDQTYLEERGHDFQVTATMADVEPSDYDALVVPGGRAPEYLRGYEEVLDAVRHFFEADKPVAAICHGPQILAAAGVLDGYEMTAYPAVQPEVEAAGCSWVDEVTTDGNLVTAQAWPDHPEWIAQFLDVLGTEIEHGAVAAADD; this is translated from the coding sequence ATGTCCAAACAGATCCTGATGATCGTCGGCGATTTCGGGGAAGACTACGAGATCATGGTGCCGTTCCAGGCGCTGCAGGCAGTCGGCCACGAGGTCCACGCGGTTTGTCCGGAGAAAGAGGAGGGCGAGACAGTCAAGACAGCCATCCACGACTTCCGCGGGGATCAGACGTATCTGGAAGAGCGCGGTCACGACTTCCAGGTGACGGCGACGATGGCAGACGTGGAACCGAGCGACTACGACGCGCTCGTGGTTCCGGGCGGACGTGCCCCCGAGTATCTCCGGGGCTACGAGGAAGTACTCGACGCGGTTCGACACTTCTTCGAGGCTGACAAGCCTGTGGCGGCTATCTGTCACGGCCCGCAGATCCTCGCTGCGGCGGGCGTGCTGGATGGCTACGAGATGACAGCCTATCCCGCGGTCCAGCCCGAGGTCGAGGCCGCCGGATGTTCGTGGGTCGACGAGGTGACGACCGACGGGAATCTCGTGACGGCCCAGGCCTGGCCGGACCACCCCGAGTGGATCGCCCAGTTCCTCGACGTGCTGGGGACCGAGATCGAGCACGGTGCAGTTGCTGCCGCAGATGACTAG
- a CDS encoding MTH865 family protein, which produces MVDKADLREQFEDAFGGADYPISSPMDLVPALPNGPGTKFESGEFSMTAMELNTKLGSGNFPYEDVESFVDDVIAQLEDQDLI; this is translated from the coding sequence ATGGTAGACAAAGCCGACCTTCGCGAACAGTTCGAGGACGCGTTCGGTGGCGCAGACTATCCGATCTCGAGTCCGATGGACCTCGTGCCGGCGCTGCCCAACGGTCCGGGCACGAAGTTCGAGTCGGGCGAGTTCTCGATGACGGCGATGGAACTGAACACGAAACTCGGGAGCGGCAACTTCCCCTACGAGGACGTCGAGTCGTTCGTCGACGACGTGATAGCCCAGCTCGAAGACCAGGACCTGATCTAA
- a CDS encoding acyl-CoA dehydrogenase family protein, producing METPIDYSQFEAARECNYWRLDRSLRFAAERTYSDADFEWARGRLDEWGEIVGTTIADNADVIDRHGPQLHTYDRHGDRANDVEYHPKQFENERLAYEHGIVADSFRPPPDRNERLGLTHHLLMNGLLSYADPGFACPVAMTGGVALVLDRFDDGDLDSYFHGLTARDYENVIEGAMFLTEKQGGSDVGANETVAEQADDGTYRLSGEKWFCSNIDAQGTLALARRPDAPKGTSGLSLFLVPHTLDDDSLNDQTYRRLKDKLGTISVPTGEVVFEGATGYLVGEPERGFKYMTEMLNLERLHNAFASIGIVGRCLLESKIHAANREAFGETIDQYPLMRRDLIEMAVDHEAAIAFVFAAAGALDDRRAAPDGSDEQRRAYQLVRLLTPIAKYRTARQAVETASYACEVLGGNGYVEGFVTERMLRDAQVLPIWEGTSNILSLDVLRALDREDAHEALLPHVRTRLNEIEREALLPTAGTVESAFADLQTALAHLATAERREAQYEAKRLADLVFDVVAGTHLLEAAQSRLDEGHDGRMALVARSFVRERFETDRGITSGETPADDHFDAIVRYAPVESSDL from the coding sequence ATGGAGACACCGATCGACTACAGTCAGTTCGAGGCCGCTCGGGAGTGCAACTACTGGCGACTGGATCGCTCGCTCAGGTTCGCGGCCGAACGCACGTACTCCGACGCGGACTTCGAGTGGGCACGGGGGCGTCTGGACGAGTGGGGCGAGATCGTCGGGACCACGATCGCCGACAACGCCGACGTGATCGACCGCCACGGCCCGCAACTGCACACCTACGACAGACACGGCGACCGGGCCAACGACGTCGAGTACCACCCGAAACAGTTCGAGAACGAACGGCTGGCCTACGAACACGGGATCGTCGCCGACTCCTTTCGGCCACCGCCCGACCGGAACGAGCGTCTCGGACTCACCCATCATCTCCTGATGAACGGCCTGCTGTCGTACGCCGACCCGGGCTTTGCCTGTCCCGTTGCGATGACCGGTGGCGTCGCACTCGTCCTCGATCGGTTCGACGATGGTGATCTCGACTCGTACTTCCACGGCCTCACTGCCCGGGACTACGAGAACGTGATCGAAGGCGCGATGTTCCTCACCGAAAAGCAAGGTGGCAGTGACGTCGGCGCGAACGAAACCGTCGCCGAACAGGCCGACGACGGCACGTATCGACTCTCCGGCGAGAAGTGGTTCTGCTCGAACATCGACGCCCAGGGCACGCTCGCGCTGGCTCGCCGTCCCGACGCACCCAAGGGGACCAGCGGACTCTCGCTCTTTCTGGTTCCGCACACGCTCGACGACGACTCGCTCAACGATCAGACCTATCGCCGCCTGAAGGACAAACTCGGGACGATCAGCGTCCCCACGGGCGAGGTGGTCTTCGAGGGCGCGACGGGGTATCTCGTCGGCGAACCCGAACGCGGGTTCAAATACATGACCGAGATGCTCAATCTCGAGCGCCTCCACAACGCCTTCGCCTCGATCGGGATCGTCGGTCGCTGCCTGCTGGAGAGCAAGATCCACGCCGCCAACAGGGAAGCCTTCGGCGAAACGATCGACCAGTACCCGCTCATGCGTCGGGATCTGATCGAGATGGCCGTCGATCACGAGGCCGCCATCGCGTTCGTCTTCGCCGCCGCCGGGGCGCTCGACGACCGGCGAGCAGCGCCCGACGGCAGCGACGAGCAACGGCGAGCCTACCAACTGGTGCGCTTGCTGACGCCGATTGCGAAGTATCGCACGGCCCGACAGGCCGTCGAGACGGCGTCGTATGCCTGCGAGGTCCTGGGAGGAAACGGCTACGTCGAGGGATTCGTCACCGAGCGCATGCTCCGAGACGCCCAGGTCCTGCCGATCTGGGAGGGGACCTCGAACATTCTCTCGCTGGATGTCCTCAGGGCGCTCGATCGGGAGGACGCTCACGAGGCGCTCCTCCCGCACGTCCGAACGCGCCTGAACGAGATCGAGCGTGAGGCGTTGCTTCCGACTGCCGGTACCGTCGAGAGCGCGTTCGCCGATCTGCAGACGGCACTCGCACATCTCGCCACAGCCGAGCGGCGCGAAGCCCAGTACGAAGCCAAGCGCCTCGCGGACCTCGTGTTCGACGTCGTCGCCGGGACGCACCTGCTGGAGGCCGCCCAGTCGCGACTCGACGAGGGTCACGACGGCCGGATGGCGCTCGTCGCCCGGTCGTTCGTCCGCGAGCGGTTCGAGACCGATAGGGGAATCACCAGCGGCGAGACGCCTGCCGACGACCACTTCGACGCCATCGTCCGGTACGCGCCGGTCGAGTCGAGCGACCTCTGA
- a CDS encoding VIT1/CCC1 transporter family protein: MGLIERLKTTLAGDDAMSRRYFVSNGFDGTLTGIGVAVGAYLSGVPTGLIAIKIGLGAAVGLGTSGVWSVWEIERAERRIERMELEEHMLESLDGTWIADQHVETRRINAVLSGLGPIIGVLVPMSAYLLEAAFLTMLEATLLAIALGVALLFVFGAFLGDLSEQRWYVAGLRMGVAGIVVAAINLLLPG; this comes from the coding sequence ATGGGACTCATCGAGCGGTTGAAGACGACGCTGGCGGGCGATGACGCGATGTCCAGACGCTACTTCGTCTCCAACGGCTTCGACGGGACGCTGACCGGAATCGGCGTCGCCGTCGGCGCGTATCTCTCGGGCGTACCGACGGGACTGATCGCGATCAAGATCGGTCTCGGCGCAGCCGTCGGTCTCGGTACCTCCGGCGTCTGGAGCGTCTGGGAGATCGAGCGCGCCGAGCGCCGGATCGAACGCATGGAACTCGAAGAGCACATGCTCGAATCCCTCGACGGCACCTGGATCGCAGACCAGCACGTCGAGACCAGGCGGATCAACGCTGTGCTCAGCGGACTCGGGCCGATCATCGGCGTCCTCGTCCCGATGTCGGCGTATCTGCTGGAGGCGGCGTTCCTCACGATGCTGGAAGCGACGCTGCTGGCGATTGCCCTCGGCGTCGCGTTGCTGTTCGTCTTCGGGGCGTTCCTCGGTGATCTCTCCGAGCAACGCTGGTACGTCGCCGGATTACGAATGGGCGTGGCCGGAATCGTCGTCGCCGCGATCAACCTGCTGTTGCCTGGATAA
- a CDS encoding metal-dependent transcriptional regulator, whose amino-acid sequence MLSPEMEDYLKTIYEHQRETEGPVSTSAIAESMDVTPPTATSMMEKLEDRGFVEREKYKGVRLSDEGQTIAIEVIRHHRLLETYLTEKLGFDWAEVHDEADRLEHHISEEFERRVAAKLGEPDVDPHGDPIPSDALEPVNEAAGTVLSECEEGDVVEVNRVRDRDPDELEYLDKVGIVPGTTLTVVEIAPIGMVEIELDDGSTVSLPEHVAATIRVVGSS is encoded by the coding sequence ATGCTCAGCCCCGAGATGGAGGACTATCTGAAGACGATCTACGAGCACCAGCGCGAGACCGAGGGGCCAGTCTCCACGTCTGCGATCGCCGAGAGCATGGACGTGACGCCGCCGACGGCCACGAGCATGATGGAGAAGCTCGAAGACCGCGGCTTCGTCGAGCGCGAGAAGTACAAGGGCGTTCGACTTAGCGACGAAGGCCAGACCATCGCGATCGAGGTGATTCGCCACCACCGACTGCTCGAAACCTATCTGACCGAGAAACTGGGCTTCGACTGGGCGGAGGTCCACGACGAGGCCGACCGGCTCGAACACCACATCTCCGAGGAGTTCGAACGCCGCGTCGCCGCGAAGCTGGGCGAGCCGGATGTCGACCCGCACGGCGACCCTATCCCGAGCGACGCGCTCGAACCCGTCAACGAGGCCGCTGGTACAGTGCTGAGCGAGTGCGAGGAGGGAGACGTCGTCGAGGTCAATCGTGTCAGAGACCGCGACCCGGACGAACTCGAATATCTGGACAAGGTCGGAATCGTCCCGGGGACGACGCTCACTGTCGTCGAGATAGCCCCGATCGGGATGGTGGAGATCGAACTCGACGACGGCTCGACGGTCTCGTTACCCGAGCACGTCGCCGCGACGATCCGCGTGGTCGGGTCGTCCTGA
- a CDS encoding heavy metal translocating P-type ATPase — MSSRTTQLQLEGMSCANCAATIEDAVGDLNGVSSVSANYATDEGTVEYEPNVVSLGRIFAAIEDAGYEVASETVTIAITDMSCANCAETSESSLERTPGVVEADVNFATDEAQVRYNPADVGMADLYEAIENAGYTPVREDDGDEELSSQERQDIARTAEIRHQRNLTLFGAVLSLPLLLFMADHLFELGVVPETVAGVSVGWVAFALATPVQVLLGRQFYENSYNALVNNRRANMDVLIAMGSSTAYLYSVAVLVGLIASEGLYFDTAALILVFITLGNYLEARSKGQASDALRELLELEADTATVVREDGSEAEIPLEDVEVGDRLKVRPGEQIPTDGEVVDGESAVDESMVTGESVPVEKSEGDEVIGSTINENGVLVVEATKVGSETAIQQIVQRVKEAQSRQPEIQNVADRISAYFVPAVIVNALLWGTLWYTFPETLGGFVDALPLWGLVAGGPTILGGAIPLFEFSVIVFASAVLIACPCALGLATPAATMVGTSIGARNGVLFKGGDILERVRDVDTVVFDKTGTLTEGEMQLTDVVALPQADGGELVAGHEVDESFVLEVAASAERGSEHPLAKAIVEGARERGIDPEEPDSFENVPGHGVRATTSDGEVLVGNRKLLEDEGVDPSPADDAMERLESEGKTAMLVSLDGDLIGVLADADTVKESAKQAVSDLRARGVDVWMLTGDNERTARAVAEQVGIDPENVMAEVLPDEKADAVEEIQDDGSRAMMVGDGVNDAPALAAAYVGTAIGSGTDVAIEAADVTLMRDDPADVLKSIRISEATLQKIKQNLFWALGYNTVMIPLASLGLLQPVLAAAAMAASSVSVLTNSLLFRGYEPDEDYSLLGL; from the coding sequence ATGAGTTCACGGACCACCCAACTGCAGCTAGAGGGGATGAGCTGTGCGAACTGCGCAGCGACGATCGAAGACGCCGTGGGCGACCTGAACGGCGTGTCCTCGGTGTCAGCCAACTACGCGACCGACGAGGGCACGGTCGAGTACGAACCCAACGTGGTCTCGCTCGGCCGGATCTTCGCTGCGATCGAGGACGCGGGCTACGAGGTGGCAAGCGAGACGGTGACGATCGCGATTACGGACATGTCCTGTGCGAACTGTGCGGAGACCAGTGAGTCGTCGCTCGAACGCACACCTGGTGTGGTCGAGGCCGACGTCAACTTCGCGACCGACGAGGCGCAGGTCCGGTACAACCCCGCAGACGTCGGGATGGCGGATCTCTACGAAGCGATCGAGAACGCCGGCTACACGCCGGTCCGGGAGGACGACGGTGACGAGGAACTATCGAGTCAGGAGCGCCAGGACATCGCGCGGACGGCGGAGATCCGCCACCAGCGCAACCTCACACTGTTCGGGGCGGTACTGTCGCTGCCGTTGCTGCTCTTTATGGCCGACCACCTGTTCGAACTCGGTGTCGTCCCCGAGACAGTCGCGGGCGTCTCGGTCGGCTGGGTCGCGTTCGCGCTCGCGACGCCCGTGCAGGTCCTCCTCGGGCGGCAGTTCTACGAGAACTCCTACAACGCACTGGTGAACAACCGCAGGGCCAACATGGACGTCCTGATCGCGATGGGGTCGTCGACGGCCTACCTCTACTCCGTCGCCGTCCTCGTCGGGCTGATCGCCAGCGAGGGACTGTACTTCGACACTGCAGCGCTGATCCTGGTGTTCATCACGCTCGGGAACTACCTGGAGGCTCGCTCGAAGGGCCAGGCCAGCGACGCGCTCCGGGAGTTACTCGAACTGGAGGCCGACACGGCGACGGTGGTTCGTGAGGACGGCTCGGAAGCAGAGATCCCCCTCGAAGACGTCGAGGTGGGCGACCGCCTGAAGGTCCGGCCGGGCGAGCAGATCCCGACCGACGGCGAGGTCGTCGACGGCGAGAGCGCGGTCGACGAGTCGATGGTCACCGGCGAGTCCGTCCCCGTCGAGAAGAGCGAGGGCGACGAAGTGATCGGCTCGACCATCAACGAGAACGGCGTGCTCGTCGTCGAGGCGACGAAGGTCGGCTCGGAGACGGCGATCCAGCAGATCGTCCAGCGCGTCAAGGAGGCCCAGTCGCGCCAGCCGGAGATCCAGAACGTCGCCGATCGGATCTCGGCGTACTTCGTACCCGCAGTGATCGTCAACGCGCTCCTGTGGGGGACGCTCTGGTACACCTTCCCCGAGACGCTGGGCGGGTTCGTCGACGCGCTCCCGCTCTGGGGACTCGTCGCCGGTGGGCCGACGATCCTGGGCGGGGCGATCCCGCTCTTCGAGTTCTCGGTGATCGTCTTCGCCTCGGCGGTCCTGATCGCCTGTCCGTGTGCCCTCGGGCTCGCGACGCCGGCGGCGACCATGGTCGGAACGTCGATCGGCGCGCGGAACGGCGTCCTGTTCAAGGGCGGGGACATCCTCGAACGCGTCCGCGACGTCGATACCGTCGTCTTCGACAAGACGGGGACGCTGACCGAAGGCGAGATGCAGTTGACCGACGTGGTCGCGCTCCCGCAGGCCGACGGTGGGGAACTGGTAGCCGGCCACGAGGTCGACGAGTCGTTCGTACTCGAAGTCGCCGCCAGCGCCGAGCGCGGCAGCGAACACCCGCTCGCGAAGGCGATCGTCGAAGGCGCACGCGAGCGCGGGATCGATCCCGAAGAACCCGACTCCTTCGAGAACGTGCCCGGCCACGGCGTGAGAGCGACGACCAGCGACGGCGAGGTGCTGGTCGGCAACCGAAAACTGCTCGAAGACGAGGGCGTCGATCCTTCGCCCGCGGACGACGCGATGGAGCGCCTCGAATCGGAGGGCAAGACCGCGATGCTCGTCAGTCTGGACGGCGACCTGATCGGCGTGCTCGCCGACGCCGACACCGTCAAAGAGAGCGCGAAGCAGGCCGTCTCGGATCTCCGGGCGCGGGGCGTCGACGTCTGGATGCTCACCGGCGACAACGAGCGGACGGCCCGCGCGGTCGCCGAGCAAGTGGGAATCGACCCCGAGAACGTGATGGCCGAAGTCTTGCCCGACGAGAAGGCCGACGCTGTCGAGGAGATCCAGGACGACGGATCCAGGGCGATGATGGTCGGCGACGGCGTCAACGACGCGCCCGCGCTGGCTGCCGCCTACGTCGGGACCGCCATCGGCAGCGGGACCGACGTGGCAATCGAGGCCGCCGACGTCACGCTGATGCGCGACGACCCCGCGGACGTGCTCAAGTCGATCCGAATTTCGGAGGCCACCCTCCAGAAGATCAAGCAGAACCTCTTCTGGGCGCTGGGATACAACACCGTGATGATCCCGCTGGCGAGTCTTGGTCTGCTCCAGCCCGTGCTCGCGGCGGCCGCGATGGCCGCCTCTAGCGTCTCGGTGCTGACGAACAGTTTGCTGTTTCGCGGGTACGAACCCGACGAGGACTACTCGTTGCTAGGGCTGTAA
- a CDS encoding DUF211 domain-containing protein, producing the protein MAPIRRLVLDVLKPHEPSLTDLGRRIADVDGVRGCNCGLVEIDKKVINVKLTVEGDGIDEDGVVEVIESHGGTIHSVDEVATGEELIEASQTPQD; encoded by the coding sequence ATGGCACCGATTCGCCGCCTCGTCCTCGACGTGTTGAAACCCCACGAGCCATCGCTGACTGATCTGGGCCGCCGGATCGCCGACGTCGACGGCGTCCGCGGCTGTAACTGTGGACTCGTCGAGATCGACAAGAAAGTGATCAACGTCAAACTCACTGTCGAAGGCGACGGCATCGACGAGGATGGGGTCGTCGAGGTGATCGAGAGCCACGGCGGGACGATCCACTCTGTCGACGAAGTCGCCACTGGCGAGGAACTGATCGAGGCCAGTCAGACGCCCCAGGACTGA